GCGGGCCTTCTCTCCCGCCACCGACCACTGCTGCTGCAGGAGCACCCCCGCCACAATGGGTCCGTTGCTGGTGAGGAACACCGCGGAGGGGCCGGCGCTGAACTTGCCCGCGCCCAGCGTCTTGTGGCTCGCCGTGGGGAGCGTGATGGCCGGACCGACCCCCCAGATGAGCTTTCCCGGTTGAGCGGGCGAGACGAAACAGGTATATGTGGTATCGCCCAGACCGAAGTCGCCCCCGCCTGGCACGGGCTGGTTCAGCGGGGTGATGGCAGAGAAGGGCAGGTAGGCCACCGGCAGGACGGTGCGGTGGATGAGGTTCCAGTCGCCGATGTTCTGGGGGATGACGGGCTGGATCTTGAGCAGCTCGGCGGTGTCCTTGCGCTCTCCCACACCGAAGTAGGTGTTGCTCTGGAACGGCACGCTGATGAGCGCGGCCACCGGGTTCTGGGTGGCCTTGGCCAGGTCTTCGGTGCTGTGTTCGGTTGTGCCCTCGCTGCCCTCGTGCTGCTGGGGAGCTGGCGCAGGGCTGGCCGAGGTCTGTGTTGCGGGCGCAGGCGCGACGGGAGCCTCATCCATCGATTGGGGAGAGGCAGCAGCAGCTCGAGGAAAGGCGGCGAGCATCAGCGCAGTGACAAGAAGAGCGATTCTCTGTTTCACAACATTCCTTTCAAGCAGGCGCGAGTGAGCCGTATTGAAAGAAATTCTTCGCGATTCAAGCCTGTCCTCTACCCTTTGACAGACTCCCCCTGGCCGAGCGCGCGAAGCACGCGGGGCGGAACAGCCCAGCAGAGTCGGGTCGGCGAGGGCACGATGTCAAGTCGCTCGAGCTCGAGACAGACCAGCCCGCCCTTTTTCAACGGCAGCCAAGCGCCGGTCTCACCAGAGAGCAGCGCACAGGCCAGCTCCCCCAGGTCGGGTTCGTGACCCACGAGGAGAACCGATGACAGTGGCCCTGGGGCTGCCCGCAGCATGGCCCTGATGGCATCGATGCCCATCTCCGGGATGAGCGCCCTGTGCTCGACAAGCGGCACATCCGGGAAGCGACGAGAGACGATGTCGGCTGTCTGTCTCGCGCGCATGTACGAACTGGTGAAGATGAGATCGAAGCTGAGCCCAAGCGCATCCATACCCCGAGCCGCAAGGCGCATGCGCTCCATCCCGTCGACGGCGAGGGGACGCAGCGCATCGTCAGGCCAGCGTCGCGCATCGCGAGATTCGGCCGGAGCGTGGCGCAGAAGGTAGAGCAGCACGCTGTCAGCTCTCCGACGGCAGCACGGACGGATTCCAGAAGGTGTGGATATCATCGACCGACGCCATCAGCGCATCGGTCTTCTGCAGCAGCCGCCGACCGATCTCATCGTGGGCTGAAACGAGGTCAGCGCTATGCCTCGCCTTGCGA
The nucleotide sequence above comes from Pseudomonadota bacterium. Encoded proteins:
- a CDS encoding neuromedin U produces the protein MAKATQNPVAALISVPFQSNTYFGVGERKDTAELLKIQPVIPQNIGDWNLIHRTVLPVAYLPFSAITPLNQPVPGGGDFGLGDTTYTCFVSPAQPGKLIWGVGPAITLPTASHKTLGAGKFSAGPSAVFLTSNGPIVAGVLLQQQWSVAGEKARPDVSSGLVQPFFNYNFPKGWYFSSSPIITVNWNGERAQKWTVPVGGGFGRVFTLGKQPVNVSGQLYYNAIRPVGASSWDLRLSFSLLFPTHGAKK
- the sixA gene encoding phosphohistidine phosphatase SixA, producing MISTPSGIRPCCRRRADSVLLYLLRHAPAESRDARRWPDDALRPLAVDGMERMRLAARGMDALGLSFDLIFTSSYMRARQTADIVSRRFPDVPLVEHRALIPEMGIDAIRAMLRAAPGPLSSVLLVGHEPDLGELACALLSGETGAWLPLKKGGLVCLELERLDIVPSPTRLCWAVPPRVLRALGQGESVKG